One window of Candidatus Tiamatella incendiivivens genomic DNA carries:
- a CDS encoding polyprenyl synthetase family protein: MDVMRGLIEKYVPIIKSELDKIARGFPENVYIAARHLLLAGGKRVRPALTLTYARMLGGEDGEVKALPFAVSVELVHNFTLIHDDIMDKDEYRRGVKTVHTVFGENMAILAGDLLFAISFENALGNENVQPENKVKAVHLLSQASRIVAEGQALDVSFEDRWDVTLEDYLDMIHRKTGALIEAATGMGALAVTQDDYIVMDARTYGKNVGIAFQLRDDILGIFGDLSITGKPVYNDISRAKKTVLVLYALSHLNFDESKRLKEILESKTSNIELLKEAASLIEKSGAKEYALNLAYRFSKEAVEIVEKSNAIDEDARKALIEFAKFVVEREK; encoded by the coding sequence ATGGATGTAATGAGGGGGTTGATCGAGAAGTATGTGCCTATAATAAAATCTGAACTCGATAAAATTGCAAGAGGGTTTCCTGAAAACGTATACATTGCAGCTCGTCACCTATTGCTTGCTGGAGGTAAACGTGTTAGACCGGCACTGACTTTAACATACGCTAGAATGCTTGGAGGAGAAGATGGTGAGGTCAAGGCCCTTCCATTCGCGGTTTCAGTTGAACTGGTTCACAACTTCACACTTATACATGATGATATTATGGATAAAGACGAGTATAGGAGAGGAGTAAAAACTGTTCATACCGTTTTCGGTGAGAACATGGCTATACTTGCAGGGGATCTATTATTCGCTATTTCCTTTGAAAATGCTCTTGGAAATGAAAATGTCCAACCCGAAAACAAGGTAAAAGCCGTTCACCTCCTCTCCCAAGCTTCTAGAATCGTGGCTGAAGGACAGGCATTAGATGTAAGTTTTGAAGATAGATGGGATGTGACACTAGAGGATTACCTGGATATGATTCACAGGAAAACTGGGGCCTTAATAGAAGCGGCAACAGGCATGGGTGCACTTGCAGTCACACAGGATGATTATATTGTAATGGACGCAAGAACATACGGGAAAAATGTAGGTATAGCATTCCAGTTGAGAGATGATATTCTAGGAATCTTTGGAGATCTGTCAATAACGGGTAAACCTGTATATAACGATATATCTAGAGCTAAGAAGACCGTGCTGGTACTATATGCTTTGTCACACCTTAATTTTGACGAGTCTAAAAGATTGAAAGAAATACTTGAAAGTAAGACTAGTAACATAGAACTACTCAAAGAAGCCGCCAGCCTAATCGAAAAATCCGGTGCAAAGGAGTATGCTTTGAACTTAGCTTACAGGTTTTCAAAGGAAGCCGTAGAAATAGTCGAGAAATCTAATGCTATAGACGAAGATGCCAGAAAGGCTCTAATAGAGTTCGCTAAGTTCGTTGTTGAGAGGGAAAAATAG
- a CDS encoding DUF2118 domain-containing protein, with protein sequence MGVVYEYPSLFVKGSRNPPFCTVKNGYYETSQEKTSEFGYAIIEDSLEKVIDINGSSVKEDYCLEIPWLGKVLKVAKGAPLILIEISAVQVFLVKREGDSIKKGEILAHIITSKSGSRSIRAYSDGVIVFIGSISLSNPEVYVVAVAECDRVKWFRRN encoded by the coding sequence GTGGGTGTCGTATATGAATACCCTTCTCTTTTCGTTAAGGGATCAAGGAATCCTCCATTTTGTACTGTCAAAAACGGATACTATGAAACTAGCCAGGAAAAAACCAGTGAATTCGGATATGCGATAATTGAGGACTCACTAGAAAAAGTAATCGACATTAATGGCTCAAGTGTTAAAGAAGACTATTGCCTAGAAATACCCTGGTTGGGTAAAGTATTGAAAGTTGCAAAAGGAGCACCTCTGATTCTAATAGAGATTTCGGCTGTACAGGTTTTCCTTGTCAAGAGAGAAGGTGACAGTATTAAGAAAGGAGAGATACTAGCTCATATAATAACCAGTAAATCTGGGTCAAGAAGTATAAGAGCATACTCGGATGGAGTCATTGTCTTTATAGGTTCAATAAGTCTTTCTAATCCAGAGGTATATGTAGTGGCGGTGGCAGAATGTGACAGAGTTAAATGGTTTAGAAGAAATTGA
- a CDS encoding glutamate--tRNA ligase — protein MTELNGLEEIERIIWAYALKNALDYEGKAVTKSVISKVFKEKPGLKNKARNVIEIVNGIVEKVNSMTYEEQTKLFEQYKDLVTTPERRKKEVLPPLPNAVEGKVVTRFAPNPDFVIHLGNARPAILSHEYARKYKGRFILRFEDTDPRTKTPIKAVYGLIKEDLKWLGMKWDEEHIQSLRMSIFYKTAKELIEKGGAYVDICKLEESKKLIKGGIGCSTRKNPLSWQFEQFEKMIKGYYGEGEAVLRVKTDLNHPDISVRDWVAFRIIDTGKFPHPLVGDKYVAWPTYNFAVSVDDHLMGVTHILRGKEHMQNVTKQKFLFKHMGWEYPTAIHFGRVHFEGFIMSKSKIRELIGKEPDRFWGYDDPRFGTLRGLRRRGILSDAIKQLILEVGIKGIDTRITYTNLAAINRKMLDEKAHRIMFVYEPIEFTVESNTPLKSRVPVHPSLKDVRMYTVQPGDKVCINRSDVGSEAIRLLGLGNFAIGKDELKYIGSDMSVAREHKIPIIQWVPCSQKVNVSVYKPSGLEFLVQKGYSEPGILEYKVDDKLQFIRYGFVRVDKITDELVRVIFSHE, from the coding sequence GTGACAGAGTTAAATGGTTTAGAAGAAATTGAAAGGATCATTTGGGCATATGCATTGAAAAATGCATTGGACTATGAAGGAAAGGCTGTCACAAAGAGTGTTATATCTAAGGTATTTAAGGAAAAACCAGGATTGAAAAACAAAGCTAGGAATGTAATAGAAATAGTTAACGGTATAGTAGAGAAAGTTAACAGTATGACGTATGAAGAGCAGACAAAATTGTTTGAGCAGTACAAAGACTTGGTCACTACTCCTGAGAGAAGGAAAAAAGAGGTACTGCCACCACTTCCAAACGCTGTCGAGGGCAAGGTTGTTACTCGCTTTGCTCCTAACCCTGACTTTGTCATCCATCTAGGTAATGCGAGGCCTGCGATCTTAAGCCATGAGTATGCGAGAAAGTATAAGGGGAGATTCATACTTAGATTTGAAGATACGGATCCTAGAACTAAGACGCCTATAAAAGCAGTTTATGGCCTAATTAAAGAAGACCTGAAATGGCTGGGCATGAAATGGGACGAAGAGCATATTCAATCTCTGAGAATGAGCATATTTTATAAGACAGCAAAAGAGTTGATAGAGAAAGGTGGTGCTTATGTTGATATATGTAAACTTGAGGAGTCTAAGAAGCTTATAAAAGGAGGTATAGGATGTTCGACTAGAAAAAACCCTTTATCCTGGCAATTTGAGCAATTTGAAAAAATGATTAAAGGCTATTATGGAGAAGGAGAAGCGGTTCTAAGAGTTAAGACTGATTTAAACCATCCTGATATCAGTGTTAGGGATTGGGTTGCTTTCAGAATAATAGATACAGGCAAATTCCCCCATCCACTTGTCGGAGACAAATATGTTGCATGGCCAACGTATAACTTCGCTGTATCCGTAGATGACCATCTGATGGGGGTTACACACATACTAAGAGGAAAAGAACACATGCAGAACGTTACTAAACAAAAGTTTCTATTTAAACATATGGGTTGGGAGTATCCCACAGCCATTCATTTCGGAAGAGTTCATTTCGAAGGGTTCATAATGAGTAAATCAAAGATAAGAGAATTGATAGGGAAAGAACCTGACAGGTTCTGGGGATATGATGACCCAAGATTTGGAACATTAAGAGGCCTAAGAAGGAGGGGGATTCTCTCAGATGCAATAAAACAATTAATACTTGAAGTCGGTATAAAAGGCATTGATACTAGAATAACATATACTAACCTAGCTGCTATAAACAGGAAAATGCTAGATGAAAAAGCCCATAGAATAATGTTCGTTTATGAGCCCATAGAATTTACTGTAGAATCTAACACTCCATTAAAATCGAGAGTTCCTGTGCATCCGTCATTAAAAGACGTTAGAATGTACACTGTTCAACCTGGTGATAAGGTTTGTATTAACAGGAGTGATGTGGGCTCAGAGGCGATTAGACTTCTAGGACTAGGGAATTTTGCTATCGGTAAAGATGAACTGAAGTATATTGGTTCCGACATGTCTGTAGCTAGAGAACATAAAATACCTATAATTCAATGGGTGCCATGTAGCCAAAAAGTAAATGTCTCTGTCTACAAACCTTCTGGCCTAGAATTTCTTGTACAGAAGGGATATTCTGAACCAGGAATTTTAGAGTATAAAGTTGATGATAAACTCCAATTCATTAGATACGGGTTTGTGAGAGTCGATAAAATTACCGATGAGCTTGTTAGGGTGATTTTTTCACATGAATAA
- a CDS encoding phosphate-starvation-inducible PsiE family protein, translating into MNNQGTQERSFLDKILRGIVASIELIIAGLLIITLLIAGIKTLDYLSIFFYYKGFDKQMFLEILDVILLSILALDLLRTLVVAVIKRTLPISIVIEVALLAVLREIIAIEIRNPTNARILVYGVIIIILVFSWISIQWFRVKIEGVRVNA; encoded by the coding sequence ATGAATAATCAAGGAACACAGGAGAGATCATTTTTAGACAAAATTTTAAGAGGTATTGTTGCATCTATAGAATTAATCATTGCAGGATTGCTTATAATCACTTTACTCATAGCTGGCATTAAAACTCTTGATTATCTTTCTATTTTCTTTTACTATAAGGGATTCGATAAACAAATGTTCCTTGAGATACTTGATGTAATTCTACTTTCTATCCTAGCTTTGGACTTATTGAGGACACTAGTGGTTGCCGTGATTAAGAGAACTCTTCCTATTTCAATAGTAATTGAAGTTGCGCTATTGGCTGTTCTTAGAGAAATTATAGCTATTGAAATAAGAAATCCTACTAATGCTAGAATACTGGTTTATGGAGTAATTATAATTATACTAGTATTCTCGTGGATTTCAATTCAATGGTTCCGCGTTAAAATAGAGGGGGTTCGGGTTAATGCTTGA
- a CDS encoding RNA-guided pseudouridylation complex pseudouridine synthase subunit Cbf5 encodes MTGVLPVALASATKVLGNIIHSSKTYVCVMQLHSPIAESDLTRVLKTLEGNIYQRPPLRSSVKRTVRIKRVSKIELLEYTGKYALLVIDSEAGTYMRKICHDAGLLLGVGAHMRELRRIRTGPFTEDKKMYRLQEVSEALYRYKEEGKDDMLKEIILPVEYAVCHIPKIVTRDSAVDSIAHGADLAAPGIVAFQPFKKGETTALLTRKGELVSIGKALIDSENLKGMDKGLVVKSKRVVMKPKVYPSVWKKSDTLNK; translated from the coding sequence GTGACCGGTGTACTCCCAGTAGCTCTAGCTAGTGCTACTAAGGTACTTGGGAATATAATTCATTCCTCTAAAACATACGTTTGCGTCATGCAACTTCATTCTCCTATCGCTGAGTCCGATTTAACTAGAGTTCTAAAAACGCTTGAAGGTAATATATATCAAAGGCCTCCTCTTAGGAGTTCAGTAAAAAGAACTGTCAGAATTAAACGTGTAAGCAAAATTGAGCTCCTAGAATATACGGGGAAGTATGCTCTCCTTGTAATCGATAGTGAAGCAGGAACTTATATGAGGAAGATTTGCCATGATGCCGGCCTTCTGCTTGGTGTAGGAGCACATATGAGAGAGCTACGGAGGATTAGGACAGGGCCATTTACAGAGGATAAAAAAATGTATAGGCTTCAAGAAGTCTCTGAAGCTCTTTATAGGTATAAAGAGGAAGGAAAGGACGATATGTTGAAAGAGATTATTCTCCCAGTCGAATATGCTGTCTGTCACATACCTAAAATTGTTACAAGAGATTCCGCGGTGGATAGCATAGCGCATGGAGCAGATCTAGCTGCACCAGGTATAGTTGCCTTTCAACCCTTTAAGAAGGGAGAAACCACAGCTCTCCTCACTCGTAAGGGGGAACTGGTAAGCATTGGTAAGGCTCTTATTGACTCTGAAAACCTTAAGGGAATGGATAAAGGTTTAGTCGTAAAATCTAAGCGTGTAGTGATGAAGCCAAAAGTTTATCCTAGTGTTTGGAAAAAGAGTGACACATTAAACAAATAA
- a CDS encoding tRNA pseudouridine synthase A — translation MKDNGWEFIESISSFCNNKREWIIVREEETDYSYGKIPSERSLEERFDLGIINLDKPPGPTSHEVVAWIKRMFGLKKAGHGGTLEEIV, via the coding sequence TTGAAGGATAACGGGTGGGAGTTTATCGAAAGCATATCATCGTTTTGCAATAACAAAAGAGAATGGATCATTGTAAGAGAAGAAGAAACCGATTATTCTTATGGGAAGATTCCATCTGAGCGTAGCCTCGAAGAACGGTTTGATCTAGGGATTATAAACCTCGATAAACCGCCAGGCCCAACAAGCCATGAGGTAGTTGCATGGATAAAGAGAATGTTCGGGCTTAAGAAAGCCGGTCATGGCGGTACCCTAGAGGAAATAGTCTGA
- a CDS encoding 50S ribosomal protein L14e: MPAIEIGRICIKVKGREAGRKCVIIDIIDENFILISGPKSISGVRRRKANVNHIEPTGKKVEIERGASDEEIAKALENSGLTEFMREPVKIEVKLV, translated from the coding sequence ATGCCTGCAATAGAAATAGGGAGAATATGTATAAAAGTTAAAGGTAGAGAAGCCGGGAGAAAATGCGTTATCATAGATATAATAGACGAAAATTTCATTCTAATCTCAGGCCCTAAGAGCATATCTGGTGTAAGGCGGAGAAAAGCAAACGTGAACCATATTGAACCTACTGGCAAAAAAGTGGAAATAGAAAGAGGAGCTAGTGATGAGGAGATCGCTAAGGCTTTAGAAAACTCGGGGTTAACAGAGTTCATGAGAGAACCTGTGAAAATTGAGGTTAAATTAGTTTAA
- a CDS encoding AAA family ATPase, with protein sequence MPSRITEKENKEGNRNPIIVISGPPGSGKTTYAKRLSSDLSLPYHSAGQIFREIAKSKGISLMELSRVAEKNSSIDLMIDKTTLEKAVSEGGVIEGHLSAFVLADLADLSIYINAPLDTRIMRITERETCESLDIIRETLGREESQYMRFMALYGIDINILDKFDLIINTEKLSIDAVYSIIEKTVENILGKFKMGQQ encoded by the coding sequence ATGCCTAGCCGAATTACTGAGAAGGAAAATAAGGAAGGGAACAGAAATCCTATCATAGTCATAAGCGGGCCGCCTGGAAGTGGGAAAACGACATACGCCAAAAGACTCTCTTCTGATCTTTCTCTACCATATCATTCTGCAGGCCAAATTTTCCGTGAAATAGCAAAATCCAAAGGGATCAGCCTAATGGAACTCAGCCGAGTAGCCGAAAAGAATTCTTCAATAGACTTGATGATTGATAAAACAACCTTGGAAAAAGCAGTTAGCGAGGGAGGAGTTATTGAAGGCCATCTATCAGCGTTTGTCCTAGCAGACTTAGCTGATCTTTCCATATATATAAACGCCCCACTAGATACTAGAATAATGAGAATAACCGAGAGGGAAACCTGTGAATCTCTTGATATAATAAGAGAAACACTGGGCAGAGAGGAAAGCCAATACATGAGGTTTATGGCGTTATACGGTATTGACATCAATATTCTAGACAAGTTCGACCTTATTATAAACACCGAGAAACTAAGTATAGATGCAGTATACTCCATAATAGAGAAGACTGTGGAAAACATACTTGGAAAATTTAAAATGGGACAACAATGA
- a CDS encoding 50S ribosomal protein L34e, with the protein MPRLAYRSRRITIRIPGGNNVTHYEKKKPKLAHCALCGRPLQGIPKLRVPDLRRLSKTKKRPGRIYGGYICHECLAELLRRKIRKGTEILS; encoded by the coding sequence ATGCCTAGACTGGCGTATAGAAGCAGAAGGATTACGATCAGAATTCCAGGAGGAAATAATGTAACACACTATGAGAAAAAGAAGCCAAAGCTTGCTCATTGTGCTCTCTGCGGCAGACCACTACAGGGCATCCCGAAACTTAGAGTACCAGATTTAAGGAGGCTTTCGAAAACTAAGAAAAGACCGGGAAGAATATATGGTGGGTATATTTGCCACGAATGCCTAGCCGAATTACTGAGAAGGAAAATAAGGAAGGGAACAGAAATCCTATCATAG
- a CDS encoding adenylate kinase: protein MRNPFRVAIITGIPGVGKTTVLQLVEEKARDEEMNIFIANYGTYMIKTATKEGIAKDRDELRKLRLRDQLELQKLAAENMIEDAAEKLESKSKGYLLIDTHSIIKTIVGYWPGLPKHVTDVFKPDLIVLIEANPKVIHQRQVKDITRKRSDFGGPEAIRELRDFARYSAIASAVFYGSAVAIVENPEGHPETAASKIMELLRNI from the coding sequence ATGAGGAACCCGTTTAGAGTTGCGATAATAACTGGGATACCTGGAGTGGGTAAAACTACTGTTCTACAACTCGTAGAGGAAAAAGCTAGAGATGAGGAAATGAATATCTTCATAGCAAACTATGGAACATACATGATTAAAACCGCCACAAAAGAAGGTATAGCGAAGGATAGAGACGAACTGAGAAAACTGAGGCTAAGAGATCAATTAGAGCTGCAGAAGTTGGCTGCAGAAAACATGATTGAAGATGCTGCAGAAAAACTAGAATCAAAATCGAAGGGTTATCTACTTATTGATACTCACAGCATAATCAAAACAATAGTAGGTTACTGGCCTGGACTCCCAAAGCATGTCACTGATGTATTCAAACCTGATCTTATAGTTCTAATTGAAGCAAACCCTAAGGTTATACATCAGAGGCAAGTTAAGGACATCACTAGAAAAAGAAGCGACTTCGGAGGACCTGAAGCGATTAGAGAACTAAGGGACTTCGCCCGATACTCAGCTATAGCTAGTGCAGTATTCTACGGCTCTGCTGTAGCAATAGTAGAGAACCCTGAAGGACATCCAGAAACAGCTGCTTCTAAGATAATGGAACTTCTACGGAATATATAG
- the secY gene encoding preprotein translocase subunit SecY, whose protein sequence is MGIVAALAKMANYIPTISKPVQKPSLYRRLAWTGIVLVIYLIMANTPLFGIAKQGQTQIDLQRIIFASKAGTLMELGIGPIVTAGLILQVLIGAKIIDMDLTDPDDKRTFTAAQKTLAVLFGIFEASMYVLGCRYWTLAPGAGNPLTGCTASWLDRTIVIIELSLATFIVILMDEMLQKGWGIGSAISLFILAGVAETMMWSLLGFVPGTSNYYGFIPALLKTPVMDLIVRPRGFPDLTGLIFTLGIILLLVYTQSTRVEIPITSQRMRGIRSKIPLQFMYVTNIPVLLLGITVADLQLLGNLSINLLNPESIWSKMLRDTVYYLSPPRGVLMSLADPLKTVVFSVSWILISILFGFMWVEIAGLNPSQQAENLVKSGMEIPGMRRNPKIIERVLAKYIYPLTLLSSILVGVIAVTADIFGAYGSGTGILLAVGIIYQYYTMISYERALETYPLLRRILGEE, encoded by the coding sequence ATGGGAATCGTAGCTGCTCTAGCTAAGATGGCCAATTACATACCAACAATATCGAAACCGGTTCAGAAACCCTCTCTATATAGAAGACTAGCTTGGACTGGCATAGTCCTTGTTATCTACTTGATCATGGCCAACACGCCTCTATTCGGTATAGCAAAACAAGGGCAGACGCAGATAGATTTACAGAGAATAATATTCGCATCAAAAGCTGGCACATTAATGGAACTAGGCATAGGTCCGATCGTAACTGCAGGACTTATCCTACAAGTATTGATAGGTGCTAAAATAATCGACATGGACCTTACAGACCCCGATGATAAGAGAACTTTCACAGCAGCGCAGAAAACACTTGCAGTTCTTTTCGGGATATTCGAAGCTAGTATGTATGTTTTAGGATGCAGATACTGGACTTTAGCTCCTGGAGCTGGGAACCCGCTTACTGGTTGTACGGCTTCATGGCTGGATAGGACTATTGTAATAATTGAACTCAGCTTAGCAACGTTTATAGTTATACTTATGGATGAAATGTTGCAAAAAGGCTGGGGTATAGGTAGCGCTATAAGCTTGTTCATTCTGGCTGGTGTGGCTGAGACTATGATGTGGAGCTTACTCGGCTTTGTACCAGGAACATCAAACTATTATGGGTTCATCCCGGCTTTGCTGAAAACACCTGTTATGGACTTAATAGTAAGGCCTAGAGGATTCCCAGATTTGACGGGGCTTATATTTACATTGGGTATAATATTACTCCTTGTGTATACACAATCTACACGTGTTGAGATCCCAATCACATCCCAGAGAATGAGAGGTATAAGGAGTAAAATCCCACTGCAATTCATGTATGTTACTAACATACCTGTCCTATTACTTGGAATTACTGTTGCAGACCTACAGTTACTTGGAAACCTTTCAATTAATCTACTTAATCCAGAGTCTATATGGAGTAAAATGCTTAGAGATACTGTCTACTATCTAAGTCCGCCCAGAGGAGTCCTTATGTCTTTAGCTGATCCGCTGAAAACAGTTGTATTCTCCGTATCCTGGATATTAATCTCAATTCTATTCGGTTTCATGTGGGTTGAAATAGCTGGGTTAAATCCTTCGCAGCAGGCCGAAAACCTTGTAAAGTCGGGTATGGAGATACCGGGTATGCGTAGGAATCCCAAGATAATTGAAAGGGTTTTAGCTAAATATATATATCCATTGACTCTACTTAGTTCTATCCTAGTCGGTGTCATAGCCGTTACAGCGGATATATTCGGTGCATATGGAAGTGGTACTGGAATACTGCTTGCAGTAGGTATAATATACCAGTACTATACTATGATCTCATATGAAAGAGCATTAGAAACATACCCATTGCTCCGCCGTATCCTGGGTGAAGAGTGA
- the metG gene encoding methionine--tRNA ligase subunit beta has protein sequence MQDVIEYSDFAKIDLRVGKVVEAEPVPNSRKLIRLIVDLGEEKRQILAGLARWYKPEDFLGKEVIVTANLKPKRMAGLVSQGMVLAAGCSEESKPILLTVEEDVKPGEKIC, from the coding sequence ATGCAAGATGTTATAGAATATTCTGATTTTGCAAAAATAGACTTAAGAGTAGGCAAAGTCGTTGAAGCAGAACCGGTACCGAACTCACGTAAACTCATAAGACTCATTGTCGATCTAGGCGAAGAGAAGAGGCAGATCCTTGCAGGGCTTGCAAGATGGTATAAGCCTGAGGATTTCCTTGGAAAGGAAGTAATAGTTACCGCTAACTTGAAGCCGAAAAGAATGGCAGGGCTAGTTAGTCAGGGAATGGTTTTAGCTGCTGGTTGTTCAGAGGAGTCTAAACCTATTCTTTTAACCGTAGAGGAGGACGTAAAACCCGGAGAAAAAATCTGCTAG
- a CDS encoding DUF4910 domain-containing protein produces the protein MLDGIRIHNLVKSISNYHRIPGSQGYLEASDFVRDYILQLNLDVEMIYLKDTSYFKKPPSWTVKSAWMKWNASKWSYNDIPTLVAAYSESTGGEILEGPIVFEEKKRCGGENAILVTHKHPLILYKRCGDQLNNLSGIIYYVNDKARTGSGFPYIRIPPILVNQLSVPVITSSRILTERLIKKEPGIELFIDLKNDEYKIPVIKTLIPGKTESSILLIAHLCHPKPGANDNASGAATLLWLAQKFSEKMKETWQPFHNIVLVWTPEYLGTIYALETGFIPSEKFVFALNLDMVGGDPRLNGGSLNLVESSPSSPGIEEAVVSYFLEKEANSNKSWGGSTDLPYVPFKPRVLFEFGSDHDVLASYGIPAIMINQWPDKYYHTNEDAPEKISPQILQIVGQASLRSLHYISRLTSEKGDSLSRMVWKYLLHSLDNVLGWENNSIRNGIESIKQRFDLIKMKTLGDPYLRKLVEEQFDRISTLLTSLINIFTYYEETTCFEGEHYNAVLKYIPENFVLNLNYESAEKYYDPLTRTLLIEFYRLLGNGWDTNSIERYLKGYYGISDKEVLCTIKHFIEELHKKNLLKNLGGG, from the coding sequence ATGTTAGACGGAATCCGGATCCATAACCTTGTCAAGAGTATTAGCAATTACCATAGGATACCTGGTTCGCAAGGATATTTGGAAGCGTCTGATTTTGTCAGAGACTACATTCTCCAATTGAACTTAGATGTAGAAATGATATACCTAAAAGACACATCTTACTTCAAGAAACCGCCTTCATGGACTGTTAAAAGTGCTTGGATGAAATGGAATGCATCGAAGTGGAGTTATAATGATATTCCTACTTTGGTGGCAGCGTACTCTGAATCAACAGGCGGGGAAATCCTGGAAGGCCCTATAGTATTTGAAGAGAAGAAAAGATGCGGCGGGGAAAATGCTATTCTAGTTACCCACAAACACCCGTTAATTCTGTATAAACGATGTGGAGACCAGTTAAACAATCTCTCTGGCATAATTTATTATGTCAATGATAAAGCAAGAACAGGGAGCGGATTCCCGTATATTAGGATCCCACCGATTCTAGTGAATCAACTATCAGTCCCAGTAATAACCTCTTCCAGAATTCTGACCGAAAGACTCATCAAGAAGGAACCTGGAATTGAATTATTTATAGATTTGAAAAATGATGAGTATAAAATACCGGTAATAAAAACATTAATTCCCGGTAAGACCGAATCGTCTATACTTCTTATAGCTCATTTATGCCATCCTAAGCCTGGTGCAAATGATAACGCTAGTGGAGCAGCAACTCTCCTATGGCTTGCACAAAAATTTAGTGAAAAAATGAAAGAAACTTGGCAACCGTTTCATAACATAGTACTGGTATGGACACCAGAATATTTAGGTACAATTTATGCACTTGAAACAGGGTTTATCCCCTCTGAAAAATTTGTTTTTGCATTAAACTTAGATATGGTAGGTGGCGATCCGCGATTAAATGGTGGATCACTGAATCTCGTAGAATCCAGCCCCTCCTCTCCAGGTATTGAGGAAGCAGTTGTAAGTTACTTCTTAGAGAAAGAGGCTAATAGTAATAAGAGTTGGGGGGGTTCTACTGACCTGCCCTACGTTCCATTTAAGCCCAGAGTGCTATTCGAGTTCGGCAGTGATCATGATGTACTGGCATCCTATGGAATTCCCGCTATCATGATTAACCAGTGGCCAGACAAATACTACCACACAAATGAGGATGCCCCTGAGAAAATATCTCCTCAGATACTACAAATTGTAGGTCAAGCTTCATTACGATCACTACACTATATTTCAAGGCTTACCAGTGAAAAAGGAGACAGTTTGTCTAGGATGGTATGGAAATATCTACTCCATTCTCTAGACAATGTACTAGGATGGGAAAATAATTCCATAAGAAATGGAATAGAATCCATTAAACAGAGGTTCGATCTTATCAAAATGAAAACACTCGGTGATCCCTACCTAAGAAAACTCGTCGAGGAACAGTTTGATAGAATAAGTACACTCTTAACTTCTCTCATAAACATATTTACCTACTATGAGGAAACCACTTGTTTTGAAGGAGAACATTATAACGCAGTTTTGAAATATATACCAGAAAACTTTGTACTGAACTTGAATTATGAATCTGCGGAAAAATACTATGACCCCCTAACTAGGACGTTACTCATAGAGTTCTATCGGCTACTTGGAAATGGCTGGGATACCAATAGTATAGAAAGATATCTAAAAGGCTATTACGGAATCTCTGATAAGGAAGTGCTATGCACTATCAAACATTTTATTGAAGAGCTTCACAAGAAGAACCTTCTGAAGAACCTTGGTGGTGGTTAA